A genomic region of Serinus canaria isolate serCan28SL12 chromosome 1A, serCan2020, whole genome shotgun sequence contains the following coding sequences:
- the AHCYL2 gene encoding adenosylhomocysteinase 3 isoform X1: protein MPALMALRKRAQGEKPLAGAKIVGCTHITAQTAVLMETLGALGAQCRWAACNIYSTLNEVAAALAESGFPVFAWKGESEDDFWWCIDRCVNVEGWQPNMILDDGGDLTHWIYKKYPNMFKKIKGIVEESVTGVHRLYQLSKAGKLCVPAMNVNDSVTKQKFDNLYCCRESILDGLKRTTDMMFGGKQVVVCGYGEVGKGCCAALKAMGSIVYVTEIDPICALQACMDGFRLVKLNEVIRQVDIVITCTGNKNVVTREHLDRMKNSCIVCNMGHSNTEIDVASLRTPELTWERVRSQVDHVIWPDGKRIVLLAEGRLLNLSCSTVPTFVLSITATTQALALIELYNAPEGRYKQDVYLLPKKMGNNVPTAFCSWGLAWEGPGWVPVTAGRCHWARLGTVTAGRCPGPGWALSQLGGALGQAGSLSQLGGALGQAGPCHSWEVPWARLGPCHSWEVPWARLGTVTAGRCHWARLGPCHSWEVPLGQAGHCHSWEVPLGQAGPCHSWEVPWARLGPCHSWEVALGQAGHCHSWEVPLGQAGHCHSWEVPLGQAGSLSQLGGALGQAGHCHSWEVPLGQAGHCHSWEVPLGQAGSLSQLGGALGQAGHCHSWEEPWASSGASSSSFPCPCAPAALLSQLCRAGGASQCRGCPVGPLPGMGPHPCQLCPLLGTRPPWAHLGQDGLFGGNGDFWGRAGLS, encoded by the exons GGTTCCCAGTGTTTGCCTGGAAGGGCGAATCCGAGGACGATTTCTGGTGGTGCATCGACCGCTGCGTCAACGTCGAGGGCTGGCAGCCCAACATG ATCCTGGATGATGGGGGAGATCTCACCCACTGGATCTACAAGAAATACCCCAACATGTTCAAGAAGATCAAGGGCATCGTGGAGGAGAGCGTCACGGGGGTGCACAG GCTGTACCAGCTCTCCAAGGCGGGGAAGCTCTGCGTGCCCGCCATGAACGTCAACGACTCAGTCACCAAGCAGAAGTTTGACAACCTCTACTGCTGCCGGGAGTCCATCCTGGATGG cCTGAAGAGGACAACAGACATGATGTTTGGGGGGAAGCAGGTGGTGGTTTGTGGCTATGGGGAG gtggggaagggctgctgtgctgccctcaaGGCCATGGGCTCCATCGTCTACGTCACCGAGATCGACCCCATCTGCGCCCTGCAGGCCTG CATGGACGGTTTCCGGCTGGTGAAGCTCAATGAAGTCATCAGACAGGTGGACATCGTCATCACCTGCACAG ggaacaAGAACGTGGTGACCAGGGAACATCTGGACAGGATGAAGAACAGCTGCATTGTCTGCAACATGGGCCACTCCAACACCGAGATCGACGTG GCCAGCCTGCGcacacctgagctcacctgggagCGGGTCAGGTCCCAGGTGGATCACGTCATCTGGCCCGATGGCAAGAGGATcgtgctgctggcagag GGCCGCCTGCTGAACCTGAGCTGCTCCACCGTGCCCACCTTCGTCCTGTCCATCACGGCCACCACCCAG GCCCTGGCCCTGATCGAGCTCTACAACGCTCCCGAGGGCCGCTACAAGCAGGACGTGTACTTGCTGCCTAAGAAAATGGGTAACAATGTTCCCACTGCCTTCTGCTCATGGGGGCTGGCCTGGgaggggccaggctgggtccctgtcacagctgggag gtgccactgggccaggctgggcactgtcacagctgggaggtgccctgggccaggctgggcactgtcacagctgggaggtgccctgggccaggctgggtccctgtcacagctgggag gtgccctgggccaggctggtccctgtcacagctgggaggtgccctgggccaggctgggtccctgtcacagctgggaggtgccctgggccaggctgggcactgtcacagctgggaggtgccactgggccaggctgggtccctgtcacagctgggaggtgccactgggccaggctgggcactgtcacagctgggaggtgccactgggccaggctgggccctgtcacagctgggaggtgccctgggccaggctgggtccctgtcacagctgggaggtggccttgggccaggctgggcactgtcacagctgggaggtgccactgggccaggctgggcactgtcacagctgggaggtgccactgggccaggctgggtccctgtcacagctgggaggtgccctgggccaggctgggcactgtcacagctgggaggtgccactgggccaggctgggcactgtcacagctgggaggtgccactgggccaggctgggtccctgtcacagctgggaggtgccctgggccaggctgggcactgtcacagctgggaggagccctgggccagctcaggggcttccagcagctccttcccctgtccctgtgctcctgctgctctcctgtcccagctgtgcagagcagggggtgCCTCCCAGTGCAGGGGGTGTCCTGTGGGGcctctgccagggatggggcctcatccctgccagctgtgccccctcctgGGCACAAGGCcaccctgggcacacctggggcaggaTGGGCTTTTTGGTGGGaatggggatttttggggcagggctggcttaTCCTGA